In Oryzias melastigma strain HK-1 linkage group LG16, ASM292280v2, whole genome shotgun sequence, a single genomic region encodes these proteins:
- the pear1 gene encoding platelet endothelial aggregation receptor 1 has protein sequence MPALLSPAVLLLFGLLTGLSSSLDPRDPNVCSLWESFTTSVKESYSHPYDHVTEEPCSDPRTSNRCLRHRITYRTAYRQAVKTDHRKRYQCCPGYYESGGKCVPHCSKECVHGRCVAPDRCQCEGGWRGEDCSSACDDQHWGPVCHQQCKCKNGALCDPVEGACRCPPGFIGRYCEDPCPAGTFGKGCLQRCGCKNGASCDKATGECSCRDGFTGTYCEKSCRKKCPPRCPCQNGGICKGKGVCACPPGWTGLVCTEPCPEGRFGADCARECLCHNRGKCDPETGHCKCAKGFTGDRCDEECAAGTYGQDCKGVCDCANGARCFNIHGGCLCEPGFSGPQCKSRMCKPGNYGVHCEHRCFCEEKHTLSCHPMKGECTCQPGWAGLHCNETCPHGFYGDGCLEPCLCVNGGECDGATGRCHCPPGFTGLHCENICKSGTYGRNCSLECSCENFIDCSPVDGTCFCKEGWRGPDCSAPCSEGTWGPGCNSTCQCSNGAKCSPADGSCICAAGWQGAHCDQPCPMGAFGPGCLKRCDCVQASGCQPADGECHCLPGWRGPRCSEPCPEGLWGPNCNLSCFKHCPNSDTCARETGECVCRPGYWGVSCQNSSLEQVGSVMVPLPPGEGDSWGAIGGIVVLVLLVVLLLVLLLMYRRRQKDKQSNTPTVSFSTSRTVNSEYAVPEVPHSYHHYYSNPSYHTLSQNRPPLPHLPNNHDRIIKNTNNQLFCKNAARERRGLFGVETNATLPADWKHHEPRKDSGAFGIDRRYSYSAGLGKYYNKELKDLMAVSSSSLNSENPYATIKDLPGLPPCPPESSYMEMKSAVPRERAYTEISPPPFRTATLRRERQSSLGHAPHEDPHCHYDLPVNSHIPGHYDLPPLRRPPSPSPRRTFQ, from the exons CTTCACCACTTCAGTCAAAGAGTCCTACTCTCATCCCTACGACCACGTGACAGAGGAGCCGTGCTCGGACCCCCGCACCTCCAACCGATGCCTCCGCCACAG AATCACCTACAGAACAGCCTACAGGCAGGCAGTGAAGACCGACCACCGCAAGAGGTACCAGTGCTGCCCCGGGTACTACGAGAGCGGAGGCAAATGTGTCC CTCACTGCAGTAAAGAGTGCGTCCACGGCCGGTGCGTGGCTCCCGACCGCTGCCAGTGTGAGGGCGGCTGGCGAGGCGAGGACTGCTCCAGCG CCTGTGACGACCAGCATTGGGGCCCCGTCTGCCACCAGCAGTGCAAGTGTAAGAACGGCGCCCTGTGCGACCCTGTGGAGGGGGCGTGTCGGTGTCCACCGGGGTTCATCGGGCGGTACTGCGAGGACCCCTGTCCCGCAGGAACCTTCGGAAAAGGCTGCCTGCAGAGGTGCGGCTGCAAGAACGGAGCGTCCTGCGATAAAGCCACCGGGGAGTGCAGCTGCCGGGACGGATTCACCGGCACCTA CTGTGAGAAGTCGTGCAGGAAGAAGTGCCCGCCGCGCTGTCCCTGCCAGAACGGCGGCATCTGTAAAGGCAAAGGAGTCTGCGCCTGTCCGCCGGGATGGACG GGTCTGGTCTGCACAGAACCGTGTCCAGAGGGCCGGTTCGGGGCAGACTGCGCCAGAGAGTGTCTTTGCCACAACCGCGGTAAATGTGACCCTGAAACAGGACACTGCAAGTGTGCCAAAGGCTTCACGGGAGACAG GTGTGATGAAGAGTGCGCTGCTGGGACCTACGGTCAGGACTGTAAGGGGGTGTGCGACTGTGCCAACGGCGCCCGCTGCTTCAACATCCACGGGGGCTGCCTGTGTGAGCCGGGCTTCAGCGGGCCGCAGTGCAAGAGCCGGATGTGCAAGCCCGGAAACTACGGCGTGCACTGCGAGCACAGATGTTTCTGCGAGGAAAAACACACTCTCAG CTGTCACCCAATGAAGGGTGAGTGTACGTGCCAGCCGGGTTGGGCGGGGCTTCACTGTAACGAGACCTGCCCTCACGGTTTCTACGGCGACGGCTGCCTGGAGCCCTGTCTCTGCGTGAACGGCGGCGAGTGTGACGGCGCCACAGGGCGGTGCCACTGCCCCCCCGGGTTCACG GGCCTTCACTGTGAGAACATCTGTAAGAGCGGGACCTACGGCAGGAACTGCTCTCTGGAATGCTCCTGTGAAAACTTTATCGACTGCTCGCCCGTGGACGGGACGTGTTTCTGCAAAGAGG GCTGGCGGGGGCCCGACTGCTCCGCCCCCTGCTCAGAGGGTACCTGGGGGCCGGGATGCAACTCCACCTGCCAATGCAGCAACGGCGCAAAATGCAGCCCTGCAGACGGATCCTGCATCTGCGCAGCCGGCTGGCAGGGGGCACACTGCGACCAGCCGTGCCCG ATGGGCGCGTTCGGGCCGGGCTGCCTGAAGAGGTGCGACTGTGTTCAGGCGAGCGGCTGCCAGCCCGCCGACGGGGAGTGCCACTGTCTGCCAGGCTGGAGGG GCCCCCGCTGCAGCGAGCCGTGTCCGGAGGGCCTCTGGGGGCCCAACTGTAACCTGTCCTGCTTCAAGCACTGCCCCAACAGCGACACGTGTGCGAGGGAGACGGGGGAGTGTGTGTGCCGTCCAGGTTACTGGGGAGTCAGCTGTCAGAACA GCTCGCTGGAGCAGGTGGGCAGCGTCATGGTTCCTCTGCCGCCTGGGGAGGGCGACTCATGGGGGGCCATCGGGGGCATCGTCGTGCTCGTCCTTCTTGTTGTGCTGCTGTTGGTGCTGCTGTTGATGTACCGCCGCAGACAGAAGGACAAGCAGAGCAACACGCCAACCGTGTCCTTCTCCACCAGCCGCACGGTCAACTCTGAGTACGCGGTTCCAG AGGTTCCTCACAGTTACCATCACTACTACTCCAACCCCAGCTACCACACGCTGAGCCAGAACAGGCCGCCGCTGCCGCACCTCCCCAACAACCACGACCGCATCATCAAG AACACCAACAACCAGCTGTTCTGCAAAAACGCCGCGCGGGAGAGGCGGGGCCTGTTCGGGGTCGAGACCAACGCCACTCTGCCTGCAGACTGGAAACACCACGAGCCTCGCAAAGACTCCG GAGCGTTTGGCATCGACAGGAGGTACAGCTACAGCGCCGGCCTGGGGAAATATTACAACAAAG AGCTGAAGGACCTGATGGCGGTGAGCAGCAGCTCGCTGAACAGCGAGAATCCTTACGCCACCATCAAAGACCTGCCGGGCCTTCCCCCCTGCCCCCCCGAGAGCAGCTACATGGAGATGAAGTCGGCTGTGCCCCGAGAGCGGGCGTACACCGAGATCAGTCCGCCACCCTTCAGAACGGCCACGCTccgcagag AGCGTCAGAGCTCCCTTGGCCACGCCCCCCACGAGGACCCCCACTGCCACTACGACCTCCCGGTGAACAGCCACATCCCCGGACACTATGACCTCCCGCCGCTCCGCCGCCCGCCGTCCCCCTCCCCCAGGAGGACTTTTCAGTGA